gtaaactatagaaaggtcattctgagagataaactggagaatatgttatagtttggagtttttgaccaagctaatggatagatattggtccgaaatttttatggagtattgttaacatgtatatgtgactattggttgaggatttttacatgattaaaggttttgatgaacgatgttcttagatttagaaacttagaaactggaagaggaaaaacagtttctgttttgagaaagtttaactctttggtggtctaaacctattctaatgactttgataattttattggaggatcctaaacatcttatatacatgttatattattattttgaagatatttgatattagtttcaaagatatgaaattttatgcaaagagatattcaaataagtcaaagtgtggatattcttggctaaatttatgttttggttaatttctaaccatatgatcttgaattagaagcttatatatgttttaggacatctttttaaaccatgtgatggtttggtttgaagatcatatatttataagtcatagatcaagagatttatcaaaactagttgagggaaaagtttatgtttttggactaagtgtaaaaccaaaaactccaaatgttattttgtgattttggtgactttagtttgatgatttaaagcatggttgatgttaggatgatattatgaatatgttagaagtaagatttgattttttgaaattcttggagatgttttgatttaaggtcaaaacttgtgattcaagtgcttggatctttttacaaaaaagtttggtgttgattattagctttttctaaatggatgttttaagtatggttttgaacttaggattggaagatgtttgttgcaaaattttggtttaagcatgagttttgaagttggaaggaattgcaacaaaaataaagggaaatggcctatggatgtttcgaccatagtgtgttcttcatagttgtgttttgttttaaatttttctgagttgatatttaagtttaggacaagatttacatgaggaatgtaaattttggaaacttttggagttagtatgcaaaatccttaagttatgggtaaaacggtcattttcccacatgtagagagtaaaatgaaaattttactctttaagttagtattttccatattttaaattattagtgatttagttctaacttttagaatcactaattacagttcctcgtgatcgcacttgaagttttataagaaacgcggagatcgaggtaagttagcttttaacttactagcagtctactgtgtatgtgtgctaagtaaaaaaattacagtgtatgtatgtatgttatcatatatgtcatgacaTGCCaaattatcatgtaattgtctattatacagaatttattctgtcatcaatttttatctgttacacaatatattctgtcatgtattactatacattacaaatatgtcatgctaaatatgttgtttgttatatgttatgccatgttacgaaatgttactatctcaagttggttatgtatttcaaattatattcaagtcacgttatgttacatcagggtttcagtcctttcatattccagtcacgtttcatcttgagtatattcagtttatgtagaatacatggggccacaacaactgtggagtatgtatttaactacataatgatgtatagaatacatggagccacaacaactgtggagtatgtatttacacatagaatacatggggccacaacaactgtggagtatgtatttttaatgttaagtcaagtttgtgtagaatacatgggaccacaacaactgtggagtatgtatttacacgtagaatacatggggccacaacaactgtggagtatgtatttttcatgttaattcaagtttcagagcaagttcatgctaagtcaagtttcagatcaagttcatgtcaagtcaagttcagttcatgattcaatttaagctatgtcaattatgctatgttgtacgctaagttgtgctttaattacttataaatttgattatgcatttatgcttttactgtcatacatgcatcattagtctgtatgaaagttttttgttcacttgctgagatttgtaatcaaatctcactgtggtagtcccaactaccattccccccgaatggtagatcttgttacaggacctgaaggaggatcaggagctgaccaactagacacagtcgactgaacgacggtgcgtcgttaatgttaatatagtagttaaattactacttgtacgatggagttgcatctccagtacttttggatcataactattttggaatagtgctgtgatcttagttattcaatggatctttatgtatgaagtatgttttaagtattgggatattttcagtttggtgcatagtattgctaaagaaaaaattatccgctgcgaatattgcataatgttagatgcatgttaggattattgcatcttatatgtcatgaacgggggcaggtaaccttgtgttgcatgtctcgacgcttcaaatgtccgtccgatcccaaacggaatttgggggcgtcacatccaGCCTCCACCTTGAGCCTTCCTCCTCTGAATTGAAATGAAACTCAAATCTGGCGTGTGACCAAGCTAGGTCTCCTCCTTTGAAAAGAGAAGACAAGGAAAAAAACAGTGTCCTATCACACAACCTCCATCATGTACTTTCCAAAGGATTTGAGAATCGCTAtcgagaaaaattattttagaataagaaaataatacagTGTTCATCAATTTTCAGAATCCTAATCTGAAAAGATCTTAGGATTGTATTATATTTCAACATCATAGCAACCATGGTACAAGAGAGTTTGTGGTCTATAGAAAAAAGTTAACCAGATGATTTTTCATTCGTATGAGGAGTTTCAGGAGGTGCAGTTTCTGGGAGAGGATGAGCGAGATGAGGGGGAGAGTGGGCTGAGAGTGCTAGTGGGGGGATGCTGACAACGGAACGAGGGAGGGAACGAAAAGCGAAAAGCTAGGGAGAGATGACTATTtctcaaaaatcaaatatacGTTCGGCTGGGAGCGGAAAGCTGAAGCTGGGAAATAGAAAGTTGGAGATAATTTTatcatgagtaatgctacatacagtcatttttgcacACTCCCTACGcattccactgatatgattggctggattaattttttttaatacacaaccaatcatatcactggagtgtacAAAAGAGtccgtaaaaatgactgcacataaaatttttcttttatcattacACCAGCGTCACATATGGTGTGCGTTCGACTTATCTCAAAGACGACTGTTCtcaatattttctctttatttattggCCAGGTAATTACAAAAGTCaatgcataaaataaaaatctagtaGCCCTCACGAGTATGGACTCCTGACAAAATAAATGTACTTGTCGAAGGCACTGTTGGGGACTGCTACCATCACCTTCACAGTGTCCCTCTGATCAACGACAGGCAAAATCAGGCAATACCTATCACAGCAAATGGGTCCTACGTGATTTGGCCTTCCCATCCCAAAGTCAACCTTATCTAACCCTAGCCTTGACCATTGTGACACAATGAGTACGCCTACCGAGTCAGGACATGCCATAGACTCGGTCACCGATTCCGCCACACTTCTTACGTACTCGGTGTCCACTCGATCTTTGGCGTTTTTAACCAACGCTGTGGCGTAGCCTAAACCCTTTTCAACCAGATCTTTAACGCTGGTTTGCGCACAACCTAGCACAAACGCGTTGCCGTAGTATCCACTGGGTAGACTCGGCTTGACTCTATCACGAAAGTTGACACTGAACAGGATCTTCAAAATTTGGTTTGAAGGTAAGTTCAGTGCTTTCGCCCAGCTCCTCCAGACGTGCGCTGAAAGAACCTCGAACGAAGTGTAGGATGACTCCGTGGGTCGACTCGACGAAGTTATAGCGAGATTCTTGAGCTCGTTCAGAGACCTTTCATTGAAGGTGATTGAAGTGGGTGCAAGCCTTTCGTTGGAGAAGCGATCCAGAAACCCACATAGGTCAGGGACGCGGTTGAACTCGTGGTGAGTCATCGAGTTATCGCATGGAGGCCTTACGAGTAGTGGGTCGAGAAGCTGGCGTTCCCAGACAGGCATCGGTTTTAGTTCGGCAAGTCCGCGTTTCCCAGAAGCCAACTCAGCGAGCGAGTTGAGAAACTCGGCACTACCAATTCCATCGCAGAGACAATGGTTGATTCCAACACCCAACGCCGCTGCTCCGTCCTTCAGCCACGTCAGCTGGACAACAAGAGGTGGGGCCCCTTTGAGAACATCCGCCACATGGAGGGACAATAGCTTCCTCTGCTGGTTGACATACTTTGGAGCTGTTTCAAAGTCGATAATTGTGTGTCTATCAGAGATGGCCTCAATGAATAACGCACCCTGGGCTCGGCACACCACCTCGAGGCTCGAACCATCGCGCTTAGCCCTGACTCTTCCGGCTAAAGGATAGTATGGCACCAAGGCTTTTGCTAGCGCAGCCTTAAGACGAGACGCGGTCACACCATGGTCCAAACCCGGGCCAGCCCGGTAGACCAATAGATACTCGATGGTGAAGCGAAGGAAGAGCTGGGAATCAATAGATGAGAGCGTTAGGACACAAGCTGGAGTTGGCTCACACGGGGTAACGATGGCGGCCTCTTTGACATGCACAGAGCTGCTTCCCATTTGGTTGTTTAGTTTGATGCTGGAACTCTGCGGGTTTGTCTGGAGCCTTCTCCGAAGTGGGCTAATATTTGTGTACGTGTGGTTGTGCGTGGATGGATTTGGGATCCCTTATCAAGGCAAGCATTTTCTTCCCAAGCAAACACAGGAAAATCAAAAGgcaaaatcaaacaaatataaTTGTGAAAGACGGATGACCCATGTTTATCCTTTCTTTGTCTAACTGTGAAAGATTTGGGCCAAGATTCTCCGAGCGTTGCTTTAT
This genomic interval from Carya illinoinensis cultivar Pawnee chromosome 2, C.illinoinensisPawnee_v1, whole genome shotgun sequence contains the following:
- the LOC122301516 gene encoding alcohol acyltransferase 9-like; the encoded protein is MGSSSVHVKEAAIVTPCEPTPACVLTLSSIDSQLFLRFTIEYLLVYRAGPGLDHGVTASRLKAALAKALVPYYPLAGRVRAKRDGSSLEVVCRAQGALFIEAISDRHTIIDFETAPKYVNQQRKLLSLHVADVLKGAPPLVVQLTWLKDGAAALGVGINHCLCDGIGSAEFLNSLAELASGKRGLAELKPMPVWERQLLDPLLVRPPCDNSMTHHEFNRVPDLCGFLDRFSNERLAPTSITFNERSLNELKNLAITSSSRPTESSYTSFEVLSAHVWRSWAKALNLPSNQILKILFSVNFRDRVKPSLPSGYYGNAFVLGCAQTSVKDLVEKGLGYATALVKNAKDRVDTEYVRSVAESVTESMACPDSVGVLIVSQWSRLGLDKVDFGMGRPNHVGPICCDRYCLILPVVDQRDTVKVMVAVPNSAFDKYIYFVRSPYS